The DNA window tgatatgggacCTCACACACAAGCACTGACTTCTAATGCTTGGGTGGGTGAGTGGGATGAGAGTGCTGCCATAGGATTGATGTTGTGGAAAGGATTCTTTTGCGTTTATGACAGGGCTATATCTGAATCTTTAATCACTGCTTGTTGCAGAATCAGCTCGGAAAAGTTTCAGTGTCTGAAAAGGATGAAACAAATGatgatttaattagatactcAACTTTGTGTGAAGCACTTCGCCAGGTATTTTAGATCACCACCTAATTCCTACCcgcatatatttatttgtacgGAGGTATTAATATGATTAGAAATCTCACACAGGTAAATTTGATTGATCTCCCTTATGGGTTGAGTTttcaagaaacaaagaatCTATGGACACAAGCCGCCATTGATGGAAATGGTGTAGCCAGTTATGAACAATTTCTGGTATGTTCATCACGTTTCCTTAGCCTTGTCTTCTTCCAATTCCTTAATTTTACATGTGGAACTTGTTTCCACTGCTCAAATTTAAACGTGCAGCAGAGGCTAAGGAGTTTTGCATGTTCCGAACAGACAGAGGAAAATGTGAATGGGAGAACTGATGCATGCAACGAAGAAGAAGTTGTAGGCTTCAAAGTGAAGCATGCTGTTTTATTTCCCCGGGAAGTCGAGATAGGGACGTGGCCCGACGGTTATTCCCTCTCCGATCACGCCCGACTTCGAGTCGAGTTTTCACCAGTAATGCTGCAGTGTTCTTAGAGTTGTGATACTAAAGTTGGATGtgtatcatatatatatacgtacAATACTCTGCCCATGTCCCTCTATCAAGCTTTAGAAGGTTACTTGGATCCTTAAAACAGCATTATCTGAGCGCCGCAGCAGCAGCAAAGTTTCAGGTAAGCGGAACATGTGCTATAAACCTTCTCAGTCTCGAGCTTGTGGTCAATAGTCCATGTTCATCTCAAGTCTTGGAATGTTCAGTCTCAGCTTGTggaaataaatagattttttttgtttttttttttttgttgcaaattaatgtattaaataCCAAGATTATTTAGTtataagttgaaaattaattgagTAGAG is part of the Cucurbita pepo subsp. pepo cultivar mu-cu-16 unplaced genomic scaffold, ASM280686v2 Cp4.1_scaffold000422, whole genome shotgun sequence genome and encodes:
- the LOC111785263 gene encoding uncharacterized calcium-binding protein At1g02270-like; this translates as MSRKPLKTSFAEAVFGIIKNQLGKVSVSEKDETNDDLIRYSTLCEALRQVNLIDLPYGLSFQETKNLWTQAAIDGNGVASYEQFLQRLRSFACSEQTEENVNGRTDACNEEEVVGFKVKHAVLFPREVEIGTWPDGYSLSDHARLRVEFSPVMLQCS